In Rhodococcus rhodochrous, a single genomic region encodes these proteins:
- a CDS encoding acyl-CoA dehydrogenase family protein: MERTLFEPEHDLFRESYRKFLEQEVAPFHEQWEKDKIVDREVWKKAGAQGFLGMAVPEEYGGGGMDDFRYNAIMAEETTKLGFSGLGFMLHNDVVAPYLLELTNEEQKKRWLPGFCSGELITAIAMTEPGTGSDLQGIKTRAVRDGDDWVLNGAKTFITNGIHSDLVIVVACTDPEKGAQGFSLLVVERGMPGFERGRNLDKIGLDAQDTAELSFNDVRVPASNLLGQEGMGFIYLMQNLPQERLAIAVVAAAAMERVLDDTIQYCRDRKAFGKPIGKFQNTRFELAELATETQLARVFVDRCIELLNEKKLTVQEAAMAKYWTTDKQVELIDRCLQLHGGYGYMREYPVAKAYLDARVQKIYGGTNEIMKEVIGRGLNV, from the coding sequence AAGTTCCTCGAACAGGAGGTGGCCCCCTTCCACGAGCAGTGGGAGAAGGACAAGATCGTCGACCGTGAGGTGTGGAAGAAGGCCGGCGCGCAGGGCTTTCTCGGCATGGCGGTGCCGGAGGAATACGGCGGCGGTGGCATGGACGACTTCCGTTACAACGCCATCATGGCCGAGGAGACCACCAAGCTCGGCTTCAGCGGCCTGGGCTTCATGCTGCACAACGATGTCGTCGCTCCCTACCTGCTCGAACTCACCAACGAGGAGCAGAAGAAGCGCTGGCTCCCGGGCTTCTGTTCGGGCGAGCTGATCACGGCCATCGCGATGACCGAGCCCGGCACCGGCAGCGACCTGCAGGGCATCAAGACCCGCGCGGTGCGCGACGGTGACGACTGGGTCCTCAACGGCGCCAAGACGTTCATCACCAACGGTATCCACTCCGACCTGGTGATCGTCGTCGCCTGCACCGATCCGGAGAAGGGCGCCCAGGGCTTCTCGCTGCTCGTCGTCGAGCGCGGCATGCCGGGCTTCGAGCGGGGACGCAACCTCGACAAGATCGGCCTCGACGCCCAGGACACGGCGGAGCTCAGCTTCAACGATGTCCGCGTCCCGGCGTCCAACCTCCTCGGCCAGGAGGGCATGGGCTTCATCTACCTGATGCAGAACCTGCCGCAGGAGCGCCTCGCGATCGCCGTCGTCGCCGCTGCCGCGATGGAGCGCGTGCTCGACGACACGATCCAGTACTGCCGCGACCGCAAGGCGTTCGGCAAGCCGATCGGCAAGTTCCAGAACACCCGCTTCGAGCTCGCCGAGCTCGCCACCGAGACCCAGCTGGCCCGGGTCTTCGTCGACCGGTGCATCGAGCTGCTCAACGAGAAGAAGCTCACCGTCCAGGAGGCCGCGATGGCCAAGTACTGGACCACCGACAAGCAGGTCGAGCTGATCGACCGCTGCCTGCAGCTGCACGGTGGCTACGGCTACATGCGCGAGTACCCGGTCGCCAAGGCGTACCTCGATGCGCGCGTGCAGAAGATCTACGGCGGCACGAACGAGATCATGAAGGAAGTCATCGGGCGCGGCCTCAACGTCTGA
- the lexA gene encoding transcriptional repressor LexA gives MKADGTSTARRGGPTTDDPTASLTERQRRVLEVIRDSVSERGYPPSIREIGDAVGLNSTSSVAHQLRTLERKGFLRRDPNRPRAVDVRGLEPTPAPESSPEVVAGSSTDDIPSAAMVPVVGRIAAGGPILAEESVEDVFPLPRELVGQGSLFLLKVVGQSMIDAAICDGDWVVVRQQNVAENGDIVAAMLDGEATVKTFKRVDGDVWLMPHNPMFEPIPGNDAVILGKVVTVVRKI, from the coding sequence ATGAAGGCGGACGGAACATCCACAGCCCGCCGGGGCGGACCCACGACCGACGATCCCACCGCGAGCCTCACCGAGCGTCAGCGTCGTGTACTCGAGGTCATCCGCGATTCCGTCAGCGAACGGGGGTACCCACCGAGCATCCGTGAGATCGGCGACGCCGTCGGACTCAACTCCACGTCGTCCGTCGCACATCAGCTCCGCACGCTCGAACGGAAGGGCTTCCTGCGCCGGGATCCGAACCGTCCGCGCGCCGTGGACGTCCGCGGCCTCGAGCCCACCCCCGCACCGGAGTCCTCCCCCGAGGTGGTCGCCGGCTCGTCGACCGACGACATTCCTTCGGCTGCAATGGTTCCCGTCGTCGGCCGCATCGCGGCCGGTGGTCCGATCCTCGCCGAGGAATCGGTCGAGGACGTCTTCCCGCTGCCGCGCGAGCTCGTCGGTCAGGGCTCGTTGTTCCTGCTCAAGGTCGTCGGCCAGTCGATGATCGACGCGGCCATCTGCGACGGCGACTGGGTGGTCGTCCGGCAGCAGAACGTCGCCGAGAACGGCGACATCGTCGCCGCGATGCTCGACGGCGAGGCCACCGTCAAGACCTTCAAGCGGGTCGATGGCGATGTCTGGCTCATGCCGCACAACCCGATGTTCGAACCGATCCCGGGCAACGACGCCGTCATCCTCGGCAAGGTCGTCACGGTCGTCCGCAAGATCTGA
- a CDS encoding LysM peptidoglycan-binding domain-containing protein, which translates to MSRAVRIDTAVPVGTAGEGAVARTGAFVRTSTAGRTVASPPGAGAPGAAAYRIRPIATSTLHHRTRVPARTRPRVAAPTREYREYVAAPSHEPLHRRSEITPRSRRPAEGASWRQMAATVLLTALATTMLLVLAHVRTDEVISQGAGTTVTVVREGESLEALAARVWPDAPVDVTVARIADLNSLDGTAVQAGSRLLVPDSSRG; encoded by the coding sequence ATGAGCAGAGCGGTTCGGATCGACACGGCGGTTCCGGTGGGTACGGCGGGAGAGGGCGCTGTGGCCCGAACCGGTGCCTTCGTCCGGACGAGCACGGCAGGGCGAACCGTCGCGAGCCCGCCCGGAGCAGGTGCCCCCGGGGCTGCGGCGTATCGCATCCGGCCGATCGCGACGTCGACGCTGCATCATCGCACCCGTGTCCCGGCGCGGACGAGACCGCGCGTCGCCGCGCCCACGCGCGAATATCGCGAATATGTCGCCGCACCCTCGCACGAACCCCTGCACCGTCGCTCGGAGATCACGCCGCGCAGTCGCCGGCCTGCGGAGGGGGCGAGTTGGCGGCAGATGGCCGCGACGGTGCTCCTCACCGCGCTCGCGACGACGATGCTCCTCGTGCTCGCCCACGTGCGTACCGATGAGGTGATCTCGCAGGGCGCCGGCACCACGGTCACGGTCGTACGCGAGGGGGAGAGCCTGGAGGCGTTGGCCGCTCGCGTGTGGCCCGATGCTCCGGTCGACGTCACGGTGGCGAGGATCGCCGACCTCAACTCGCTCGACGGTACGGCTGTGCAGGCCGGAAGCCGTCTCCTCGTGCCGGATTCCTCCCGGGGATGA
- the nrdR gene encoding transcriptional regulator NrdR yields MYCPYCRHPDSRVVDSREADEGAAIRRRRACPECGRRFTTVETAVLSVVKRSGVTEPFSREKVVRGVARACQGRDVDNDALNKLAQQVEDAVRAKGSPEVPSHEVGLAILGPLRDLDEVAYLRFASVYRSFSSAEDFEREIQELREHKKSRSDATD; encoded by the coding sequence ATGTACTGCCCGTATTGCCGCCACCCCGATTCCCGGGTGGTCGATTCGCGCGAGGCAGACGAGGGTGCCGCGATCCGTCGTCGGCGGGCGTGTCCCGAATGCGGGCGCCGCTTCACCACAGTCGAGACGGCCGTGCTGTCCGTCGTCAAGCGCAGCGGCGTGACCGAGCCGTTCAGCCGCGAGAAGGTCGTGCGCGGCGTGGCCCGCGCCTGTCAGGGACGCGATGTCGACAACGATGCGCTCAACAAGCTCGCGCAGCAGGTCGAGGACGCGGTGCGGGCGAAGGGATCACCTGAGGTCCCGAGCCACGAGGTGGGACTGGCGATCCTCGGGCCCCTGCGCGATCTCGACGAGGTCGCCTATCTGCGATTCGCCTCGGTCTACCGTTCCTTCAGTTCCGCAGAGGATTTCGAACGCGAGATCCAGGAACTGCGCGAGCACAAGAAGTCCCGCTCGGACGCGACCGACTGA
- the hrpA gene encoding ATP-dependent RNA helicase HrpA, translating to MSISSAPNRRELRAALSEVSLRDENRLRRRLDRARGGEALTEVAAEIENARTRLASRASSVPQIRYPEDLPVSQRKDDIAAAIRDHQVVVVAGETGSGKTTQIPKICLELGRGVRGLIGHTQPRRIAARAVAERLADELDTELGDAVGYTVRFNDQVTESTLVKLMTDGILLAEIQRDRLLRQYDTLIIDEAHERSLNIDFLLGYLAQLLPRRPDLKVIITSATIDPERFARHFADANGTPAPIVEVSGRTYPVEVRYRPLTVEVGDTLVDRDPVDAVCEAVEELQREGDGDILVFLSGEREIRDTADALRDRKLRNTEILPLYGRLSAAEQHRVFAPHTGRRVVLSTNVAETSLTVPGIRYVVDPGTARISRYSVRTKVQRLPIEPISQASARQRAGRCGRVADGICIRLYSEDDFDGRPEFTEPEILRTNLASVVLQMTALGLGDIEAFPFVEAPDPRAIRDGIALLEELGALEPAKKGETPRLTATGREIARLPVDPRMARMIVEGHRNGCLREVLIIVAALSIQDVRERPTEFQQAADEKHARFAVEGSDFLAFLRLWDYLKEQRRELSSSRFRRLCRDEFLHWLRIREWQDLQGQLRQITVDMGWQTHHRDVNPDDVHKSMLAGLLSHIGLREGDKRDFLGARGARFAIFPGSSLFKKPPRWVMAAELVETSRLWARTAARIEPEWVEKLAPHLVKRTYSEPHWSTRRESAMAYERVTLYGIPLVAQRPVPYGRIDPEVSRELFIRHALVQGEWRTQHKFFHDNRALLEDVEELEHRARRRDIVVDDETLFDFYDQRVGPEAISARHFDTWWKKTRRQQPDLLTFTPDTVVNQDAASVLEGDYPDAWRQGEIQFPLTYQFEPGTEEDGVTARVPVALLANLKSVGFDWLVPGMRTELVTALIKTLPKHLRRQVVPAPDFAAAALASVTPRSEPLVNAMARELSRLGRCTIEPSDFDPGALPDHLRMTFAAVDERGTVLGRSKSLAALRKKLAPRVEAEVSRAAAGTERPAAVVWTAETLGNLPETVTREVGGRKVTGYPALVAEKDGVAVRVLSTPQAQQNATRQGLRALLLSSAPTKAKAVTSGLTNMERLALGRNPDGSFEALIEDCRACAVDELIAAHGAPVRTPEEFEALAATVRSHLPGRVARLLKAVVPVLSRAHEVGVLLDRSNGEAADDVREQLQSLLFPGFVTDLGSRRIADLPRYLTAAAQRLEALPASAHRDAAGMDVLDRVYGAYDKLLARLPEERRAAPEVVEIYWMIEELRVSLFAQGLGTRIPVSEKRVLKAIDTIR from the coding sequence ATGTCCATCTCCTCCGCCCCGAATCGTCGCGAACTGCGCGCTGCCCTGTCCGAGGTCTCCCTCCGCGACGAGAACCGCCTCCGTCGCAGGCTCGACCGGGCGCGGGGCGGCGAGGCGCTGACCGAGGTCGCCGCCGAGATCGAGAATGCCCGCACCCGGCTCGCGTCCCGCGCGTCGTCGGTCCCGCAGATCCGCTATCCCGAGGATCTGCCGGTCTCGCAGCGCAAGGACGACATCGCCGCCGCGATCCGCGACCACCAGGTCGTGGTGGTCGCCGGTGAGACCGGTTCGGGCAAGACGACGCAGATCCCGAAGATCTGCCTCGAACTCGGGCGTGGAGTTCGCGGCCTGATCGGCCACACCCAGCCGCGCCGTATCGCCGCGCGCGCCGTCGCCGAGCGACTCGCGGACGAACTGGACACCGAGCTCGGCGACGCCGTCGGATACACGGTGCGGTTCAACGATCAGGTCACCGAGTCGACACTCGTCAAGCTGATGACCGACGGCATCCTCCTCGCCGAGATCCAGCGCGACCGGCTGCTGCGTCAGTACGACACGCTCATCATCGACGAGGCGCACGAGCGCAGCCTCAACATCGATTTCCTGCTCGGCTACCTCGCGCAGCTGCTTCCGCGTCGCCCCGACCTGAAGGTGATCATCACCTCGGCGACGATCGACCCCGAACGTTTCGCGCGCCACTTCGCCGACGCGAACGGCACGCCCGCGCCCATCGTCGAGGTCTCCGGCCGCACCTACCCCGTCGAGGTGCGTTACCGCCCGCTGACCGTCGAGGTAGGCGACACGCTCGTCGACCGCGATCCCGTCGACGCGGTGTGCGAGGCCGTCGAGGAACTCCAGCGCGAGGGTGACGGCGACATCCTGGTCTTCCTCTCCGGCGAGCGCGAGATCCGCGACACCGCCGACGCACTGCGCGACCGCAAGCTGCGCAACACCGAGATCCTCCCGCTCTACGGACGCCTGTCGGCGGCCGAACAGCACCGGGTCTTCGCACCGCACACGGGCCGGCGGGTCGTGTTGTCCACCAACGTCGCCGAGACGTCCCTGACGGTTCCCGGCATCCGCTACGTCGTCGACCCCGGCACCGCCCGCATTTCGCGGTATTCGGTGCGGACGAAGGTGCAGCGACTGCCGATCGAGCCGATCTCGCAGGCCTCGGCGCGTCAGCGTGCCGGACGGTGCGGTCGCGTCGCCGACGGTATCTGCATCCGGCTGTACTCGGAGGACGACTTCGACGGTCGGCCGGAATTCACCGAACCCGAGATCCTGCGCACCAACCTTGCGTCGGTCGTGCTGCAGATGACGGCGCTCGGTCTCGGCGACATCGAGGCGTTCCCGTTCGTGGAGGCACCGGATCCCCGCGCGATCCGCGACGGCATCGCTCTGCTCGAGGAACTCGGCGCGCTCGAACCCGCGAAGAAGGGCGAGACGCCGCGCCTGACCGCGACGGGCCGCGAGATCGCCCGGCTGCCCGTCGATCCGCGCATGGCCCGGATGATCGTCGAGGGCCACCGCAACGGATGCCTGCGCGAGGTCCTCATCATCGTCGCGGCCCTGTCGATCCAGGACGTGCGCGAGCGCCCGACCGAGTTCCAGCAGGCCGCCGACGAGAAGCACGCGCGGTTCGCGGTCGAGGGCTCGGACTTCCTGGCCTTCCTGCGGCTGTGGGACTACCTGAAGGAACAACGGCGGGAACTGTCGTCGAGCAGGTTCCGCAGGTTGTGCCGCGACGAGTTCCTGCACTGGCTGCGGATCCGCGAGTGGCAGGACCTACAGGGGCAGCTGCGTCAGATCACCGTCGACATGGGCTGGCAGACGCACCATCGCGACGTGAACCCCGACGACGTCCACAAGTCGATGCTCGCAGGTCTGCTGTCGCACATCGGTCTTCGCGAGGGCGACAAGCGCGACTTCCTCGGTGCCCGCGGCGCGCGGTTCGCGATCTTCCCGGGGTCGTCGCTGTTCAAGAAGCCACCGCGCTGGGTGATGGCGGCCGAACTCGTGGAGACCTCACGGCTGTGGGCCCGGACGGCTGCGCGCATCGAACCCGAGTGGGTCGAGAAGCTCGCCCCGCACCTGGTCAAGCGCACCTACTCGGAGCCGCACTGGTCCACGCGCCGCGAATCGGCGATGGCCTACGAACGCGTCACGCTCTACGGCATCCCCCTGGTCGCCCAGCGTCCCGTGCCGTACGGACGGATCGATCCGGAGGTCTCGCGCGAACTGTTCATCCGCCATGCCCTCGTGCAGGGCGAATGGCGCACGCAGCACAAGTTCTTCCACGACAACCGGGCGCTGCTCGAGGACGTCGAGGAACTCGAACACCGTGCGCGCCGCCGCGACATCGTCGTCGACGACGAGACCCTGTTCGACTTCTACGACCAGCGGGTCGGCCCGGAAGCGATCTCGGCCCGGCACTTCGACACGTGGTGGAAGAAGACCCGGAGGCAACAACCCGACCTGCTGACGTTCACGCCCGACACCGTGGTGAACCAGGACGCCGCGTCGGTGCTCGAAGGCGACTACCCGGATGCGTGGCGCCAGGGTGAGATCCAGTTCCCCCTCACCTACCAGTTCGAGCCGGGCACGGAGGAGGACGGTGTCACCGCCCGCGTCCCCGTCGCGCTGCTCGCGAACCTCAAGTCCGTCGGTTTCGACTGGCTGGTACCCGGGATGCGGACCGAGCTGGTCACGGCCCTCATCAAGACCCTGCCGAAACATCTTCGGAGACAGGTCGTCCCGGCTCCGGATTTCGCGGCGGCCGCGCTCGCGTCGGTGACGCCCCGCTCCGAACCGCTCGTCAACGCGATGGCCCGCGAACTGTCCCGGCTCGGACGGTGCACGATCGAACCCTCGGACTTCGATCCCGGGGCGTTGCCCGACCATCTGCGGATGACCTTCGCCGCGGTCGACGAGCGCGGTACCGTGCTCGGCCGCAGCAAGAGCCTGGCGGCGCTGCGGAAGAAGTTGGCTCCGCGGGTCGAAGCGGAGGTCTCACGCGCCGCGGCGGGCACCGAGCGTCCCGCGGCGGTGGTGTGGACGGCCGAGACCCTCGGGAACCTGCCGGAGACCGTCACCCGCGAGGTCGGCGGCCGGAAGGTCACCGGTTATCCCGCCCTCGTCGCGGAGAAGGACGGCGTCGCGGTGCGCGTGCTCAGCACACCGCAGGCCCAGCAGAACGCGACACGGCAAGGGCTGCGCGCCCTGCTGCTCTCGTCGGCACCGACGAAGGCGAAGGCCGTGACCTCGGGGCTGACCAACATGGAGCGACTCGCGCTCGGGCGGAACCCGGACGGATCGTTCGAAGCGCTGATCGAGGACTGCCGTGCCTGCGCGGTGGACGAACTCATCGCCGCACACGGAGCTCCCGTGCGCACACCCGAGGAGTTCGAGGCGCTCGCGGCCACGGTGCGCTCACATCTGCCGGGGCGCGTGGCCCGTCTGTTGAAAGCGGTTGTGCCCGTGCTGTCCCGCGCCCACGAGGTGGGTGTGCTCCTCGATCGGTCGAACGGCGAGGCTGCCGACGACGTACGCGAACAGCTGCAGTCGTTGCTGTTCCCCGGCTTCGTCACCGACCTCGGATCGCGGCGGATCGCCGACCTGCCGCGCTACCTCACCGCGGCCGCGCAGCGCCTGGAGGCGTTGCCGGCAAGTGCGCATCGCGACGCGGCGGGAATGGATGTGCTCGATCGCGTCTACGGCGCCTACGACAAGCTGCTCGCGCGACTGCCGGAGGAGCGACGTGCCGCACCCGAGGTGGTCGAGATCTACTGGATGATCGAGGAATTGCGCGTGAGCCTGTTCGCGCAGGGTCTCGGGACACGGATCCCGGTGTCGGAGAAGCGCGTCCTGAAGGCGATCGACACGATCCGGTAG
- a CDS encoding TIGR03621 family F420-dependent LLM class oxidoreductase, giving the protein MTEFRFSVNIFEVGSPDGFARWCRAVEDAGFDAVYAADHLGVPAPFPVLVAAAGATERMRVGTMVLNAGFWNPALLAREIATTDLLTGGRLEVGLGAGHMRWEFEAAGIEWERFDERAQRLESIVQELQRSFTGPGFDEQAALREAFDLPVLRPVQRRGFGGYGPPLIVGGTGDRILAVAAAHADIVSVAGAVQLPGKPPGTFRIATATEADDRVAFARARAGDRVDDIEWHTLLQAVVETDDRAGTAAALAERFEHTIDADDLLDSPFVLIGTVDEMAGQILRSRERYGFTHFTVHAPYREIFGEVIGRVRVSAG; this is encoded by the coding sequence ATGACCGAGTTCCGCTTCTCCGTCAACATCTTCGAGGTCGGGTCCCCCGACGGGTTCGCTCGCTGGTGCCGCGCCGTGGAGGACGCCGGCTTCGACGCGGTGTACGCGGCCGACCACCTCGGTGTCCCTGCACCGTTCCCCGTCCTGGTCGCCGCCGCCGGCGCCACCGAGCGCATGCGGGTCGGCACGATGGTGCTCAACGCCGGTTTCTGGAATCCGGCACTGCTCGCTCGCGAGATCGCGACCACCGATCTGCTCACCGGCGGGCGGCTCGAGGTCGGCCTCGGCGCAGGCCACATGAGATGGGAGTTCGAGGCGGCCGGGATCGAATGGGAACGCTTCGACGAACGAGCCCAGCGACTCGAATCCATCGTGCAGGAACTGCAGCGATCGTTCACCGGGCCCGGTTTCGACGAGCAGGCGGCGCTGCGCGAAGCGTTCGACCTGCCCGTGCTCCGTCCGGTGCAGCGGCGCGGATTCGGCGGCTACGGCCCGCCCCTGATCGTCGGAGGCACCGGCGACCGGATCCTCGCCGTCGCCGCCGCCCACGCCGACATCGTGAGCGTCGCGGGCGCCGTCCAGCTGCCGGGGAAGCCACCGGGGACGTTCCGCATCGCCACCGCGACCGAGGCCGACGACCGTGTCGCGTTCGCGCGGGCGCGGGCCGGCGACCGGGTCGACGACATCGAGTGGCACACCCTGCTCCAGGCGGTCGTCGAGACCGACGACCGGGCGGGCACCGCCGCCGCGCTCGCCGAGCGGTTCGAGCACACGATCGACGCCGACGATCTGCTCGACTCGCCGTTCGTGCTGATCGGCACGGTCGACGAGATGGCCGGGCAGATCCTGCGCAGCCGGGAGCGCTACGGGTTCACCCACTTCACGGTCCATGCCCCGTACCGGGAGATCTTCGGTGAGGTGATCGGCCGGGTACGCGTCTCGGCGGGCTGA
- a CDS encoding aspartate aminotransferase family protein, producing the protein MGAIERDGAFVVSRGEGAYIWDDAGNRYLDATAGLWFTNVGHGRTEIGEAIAAQVAKLAHYSNFGDLTSEPAVELAERLAGIAPVPGSKIFFTSGGSDSVDSAAKLARRYWQEVGKPGKRLLVSREKAYHGMHVGGTSLAGIPVNGEGYGRLWEDTARVAWDDAKALLELIDSVGADSIAAFFCEPVIGAGGVYLPPDGYLAEIRDICRDHDILFVVDEVVTGFGRIGGSWFASSRFDLAPDMVTTAKGLTSGYLPMGALFVAPRVAEPFFAGDVWWRHGYTYGGHAAAAAAALANLDIIEREDLLTEAARIERTLHDKLAPLADHPRVAEVRSGLGAVAAVQLADPSEALGFVKTLRQHGISGRAAGQGAMQISPSFVMTDEQITDLADGIAAALG; encoded by the coding sequence ATGGGCGCGATCGAACGGGACGGCGCATTCGTCGTGTCGCGCGGGGAAGGCGCCTACATCTGGGACGACGCCGGCAACCGTTATCTCGATGCCACCGCCGGACTGTGGTTCACCAATGTCGGTCACGGCCGTACCGAGATCGGCGAGGCGATCGCAGCGCAGGTCGCGAAGCTCGCCCACTATTCGAACTTCGGCGACCTGACCTCCGAGCCCGCGGTCGAACTCGCCGAGCGTCTCGCGGGGATCGCCCCGGTCCCCGGCAGCAAGATCTTCTTCACTTCGGGTGGATCCGACTCCGTAGACTCGGCGGCCAAGCTCGCGCGGCGTTACTGGCAGGAGGTCGGCAAGCCCGGCAAGCGGCTGCTGGTCTCGCGTGAGAAGGCGTACCACGGCATGCACGTCGGTGGCACCTCGCTCGCCGGTATCCCCGTCAACGGGGAGGGCTACGGCCGCCTGTGGGAGGACACCGCGCGGGTTGCCTGGGACGACGCCAAGGCGCTGCTCGAACTCATCGATTCGGTCGGTGCCGACTCCATCGCGGCCTTCTTCTGCGAACCCGTCATCGGTGCGGGCGGGGTGTACCTGCCGCCGGACGGCTATCTCGCCGAGATCCGCGACATCTGCCGCGACCACGACATCCTGTTCGTCGTCGACGAGGTCGTCACCGGTTTCGGTCGTATCGGTGGTTCGTGGTTCGCGTCGTCACGATTCGACCTGGCTCCCGACATGGTCACCACCGCCAAGGGACTCACCTCCGGCTACCTGCCGATGGGCGCCCTGTTCGTCGCTCCGCGCGTCGCCGAACCGTTCTTCGCCGGAGACGTGTGGTGGCGCCACGGTTACACCTACGGTGGGCACGCCGCTGCTGCGGCGGCCGCGCTCGCCAACCTCGACATCATCGAGCGCGAGGATCTGCTCACCGAGGCGGCGCGGATCGAACGGACTCTGCACGACAAGCTCGCTCCGCTGGCGGATCATCCGCGGGTGGCCGAGGTGCGCAGCGGTCTCGGTGCGGTGGCGGCCGTGCAGCTCGCCGATCCGTCCGAAGCTCTCGGTTTCGTCAAAACCCTGCGACAGCACGGGATCTCGGGACGCGCGGCCGGTCAGGGCGCGATGCAGATCTCCCCGTCGTTCGTGATGACCGACGAGCAGATCACCGATCTCGCCGACGGAATCGCCGCAGCACTCGGCTGA
- a CDS encoding hydrogen peroxide-inducible genes activator: MTDQSYQPTLSQLRAFVAVATYRHFGTAAARLEVSQPTLSQGLAALENGLGVQLIERSTRRVLVTPVGARLLPYAEVVLDAADGFVDAAAGVSDGLSGPLRVGLIPTVAPYVLPEILPALDRAMPALSLQVVEDQTARLLDALRAGTLDVAVLALPADVSGVIEVPLYDEDFVLVLPTGHELAGRTDLSVSALDDAQLLLLDEGHCLRDQTLDLCRSVDARPALGDTRATSLSTVVRCVAGRLGITLVPASAVAVETARGDLEVAHFADPAPGRRIGLVFRSSSPRGVDYRILADTIRGCVPPTCRPVS, translated from the coding sequence GTGACCGATCAGAGCTACCAGCCCACCCTCTCGCAGCTGCGTGCCTTCGTCGCGGTGGCCACCTACCGCCACTTCGGCACGGCAGCAGCGCGACTCGAGGTCAGCCAGCCCACCCTGTCCCAGGGCCTGGCGGCTCTCGAGAACGGCCTCGGCGTCCAGCTCATCGAGCGGAGCACCCGCCGCGTGCTCGTGACACCGGTGGGAGCGCGCCTGCTTCCCTACGCGGAGGTGGTACTCGACGCCGCCGACGGCTTCGTCGACGCGGCCGCAGGCGTGTCCGACGGACTCTCCGGCCCGCTGCGGGTGGGCCTGATCCCCACCGTCGCGCCCTACGTCCTGCCCGAGATCCTGCCCGCACTCGACCGGGCGATGCCGGCGCTGTCGCTGCAGGTCGTCGAGGACCAGACCGCGCGTCTCCTCGACGCACTGCGCGCCGGAACCCTCGACGTCGCCGTCCTCGCCCTCCCCGCAGACGTCTCGGGTGTCATCGAAGTGCCGCTGTACGACGAGGATTTCGTCCTCGTCCTACCGACCGGACACGAACTCGCCGGGCGCACCGACCTCTCGGTCTCCGCACTCGACGACGCACAGCTGCTCCTGCTCGACGAAGGTCACTGCCTGCGCGACCAGACACTCGACCTGTGCCGGTCCGTCGACGCGCGACCGGCACTCGGCGACACCCGTGCGACCTCCCTGTCCACCGTGGTGCGCTGCGTCGCAGGACGATTGGGCATCACCCTCGTCCCGGCCTCCGCGGTCGCCGTCGAAACTGCCCGGGGAGACCTCGAGGTCGCGCACTTCGCGGACCCGGCACCCGGCCGCCGGATCGGGCTGGTGTTCCGCTCGTCGTCCCCACGCGGAGTCGACTACCGCATCCTCGCCGACACGATCCGCGGCTGCGTCCCGCCGACCTGCCGCCCCGTCTCCTGA
- a CDS encoding LysR family substrate-binding domain-containing protein: MSEPTVQPFRLAYVPGVTPAKWVRVWNERMPDVPIELVPVDPTAGADPLREDVADIALLRLPLQRDGLSVIPLYTEVSVVVVPKEHVFAAVDEVSVSDLADETVLHPLDDVLDWVALPGEEAFERPATTEDAISHVASEVGVLVTPQSLARLHHRRDLTYRPVVDAPASQVGLVWVTDRTTDHVDEFVGIVRGRTANSSRGRRSDSEPDAESGGTSRRGERKGSTPKRRAPEPKTSRRAGTSARKRPGKPRRGKR, encoded by the coding sequence GTGAGCGAACCGACCGTGCAACCCTTCCGCTTGGCCTACGTCCCGGGTGTCACCCCCGCGAAGTGGGTGCGGGTGTGGAACGAGCGGATGCCGGACGTCCCGATCGAACTGGTCCCCGTCGATCCCACGGCCGGTGCGGATCCGCTTCGCGAGGACGTCGCCGACATCGCGCTGCTGCGCCTGCCGTTGCAGCGGGACGGCCTGTCGGTCATCCCGCTCTACACCGAGGTCTCCGTCGTGGTGGTGCCCAAGGAGCACGTGTTCGCGGCGGTCGACGAGGTGTCGGTGTCCGACCTCGCCGACGAGACGGTGCTGCATCCGCTCGACGACGTGCTCGACTGGGTCGCCCTCCCCGGTGAGGAGGCCTTCGAGCGGCCCGCGACCACCGAGGACGCGATCTCGCACGTCGCCTCGGAGGTGGGTGTGCTCGTCACGCCGCAGTCGCTCGCCCGCCTGCACCACCGCCGCGACCTGACCTACCGTCCCGTCGTCGACGCGCCCGCGTCCCAGGTGGGTCTCGTGTGGGTCACCGACCGGACCACCGATCACGTCGACGAGTTCGTGGGCATCGTCCGGGGACGGACGGCCAACAGTTCCCGTGGCCGCCGCAGCGATTCCGAGCCGGACGCCGAGTCGGGCGGCACCTCGCGTCGTGGCGAACGCAAGGGCTCGACCCCGAAGCGCCGCGCGCCCGAGCCCAAGACGTCCCGCCGGGCGGGGACGTCCGCGCGGAAGCGCCCCGGGAAGCCCCGGCGCGGTAAGCGCTGA